One window from the genome of Acidimicrobiia bacterium encodes:
- the hrcA gene encoding heat-inducible transcriptional repressor HrcA, with amino-acid sequence MTEPEQVLDDRKSAILRAIVEEYVASAQPVGSQTIAHTRDLGVSAATVRNEMGALEREGFITQPHTSAGRIPTDKGYRFYVDRFTGEGSLPAPQRREVADFFMSAVGVMDDLLLNTSQLLARLTCHAAVIVGPQPDVAVVVGLTLVRLQPRVVLAVVVLSNGAVEKEHVVLDFDVSDDDVAAANAQLSRHLLGSTFATISDPPRASGRPDLAQRLAGDICDALRHRAAIGSEPLFVGGASRLAAEHEAFANANVAARLLDLLEEHVVMVALMRELLGPGVTVRIGSEHESTDLRDCSVVLAPYLVEGQPGGTVGVLGPTRMDYRQAQAAVATVSRLLSRSLSHST; translated from the coding sequence ATGACTGAGCCCGAGCAGGTCCTCGACGACCGCAAGTCGGCGATCCTGCGCGCCATCGTCGAGGAGTACGTCGCGTCGGCGCAGCCGGTCGGGTCGCAGACGATCGCCCACACCCGCGACCTCGGCGTCTCCGCCGCGACGGTGCGCAACGAGATGGGCGCGCTCGAGCGCGAGGGCTTCATCACCCAGCCCCACACCTCGGCCGGCCGCATCCCGACCGACAAGGGCTACCGCTTCTACGTCGACCGCTTCACCGGCGAGGGCTCGCTGCCCGCGCCCCAGCGCCGGGAGGTTGCCGACTTCTTCATGTCGGCGGTGGGCGTGATGGACGACCTCCTCCTCAACACGAGCCAGCTGCTCGCGCGCCTCACCTGCCACGCCGCAGTCATCGTCGGTCCGCAGCCCGATGTCGCGGTCGTCGTCGGCTTGACGCTCGTGCGGCTCCAGCCGCGGGTCGTGCTCGCAGTCGTCGTGCTGTCGAACGGCGCGGTCGAGAAGGAGCACGTCGTCCTCGACTTCGACGTGAGCGACGACGACGTCGCCGCCGCGAACGCGCAGCTGTCGCGCCACCTGCTCGGCTCGACGTTCGCGACCATCAGTGATCCGCCGCGCGCGTCCGGCCGACCCGACCTCGCGCAGCGGCTCGCCGGCGACATCTGCGACGCGCTCCGCCACCGCGCGGCGATCGGTAGTGAGCCGTTGTTCGTCGGCGGTGCGAGCCGCCTCGCCGCCGAGCACGAGGCGTTCGCGAACGCGAACGTCGCGGCGCGCCTGCTCGACCTGCTCGAGGAGCACGTCGTGATGGTTGCGCTCATGCGTGAGCTGCTCGGCCCGGGCGTGACCGTGCGCATCGGTTCCGAGCACGAGAGCACCGACCTGCGCGACTGCTCGGTCGTGCTCGCGCCGTATCTCGTCGAGGGTCAGCCCGGCGGTACGGTCGGTGTTCTCGGCCCGACGCGCATGGACTACCGCCAGGCCCAGGCCGCGGTCGCCACGGTGTCGCGCCTGCTCAGTCGTTCGCTCTCCCACTCGACGTGA
- the hemW gene encoding radical SAM family heme chaperone HemW, whose amino-acid sequence MPFCAHRCDYCDFATWTDRAHLVDDYVDACVTDLGRRAPQPATSVFFGGGTPSLIPAEQLVRVLDAIPRADDCEVTVECNPDSVDDAKLASYREHGVNRLSFGMQSSRAHVLAALGRTHDRANVARSIAAARDVGFARVSVDLIYGTPGESLDDWRRTLDDALALEPDHVSAYALTVEPATPLGKRVAAGTARSPDDDDQADKYAIADERLSDAGFEWYEISNWARPEQESRHNLLYWTGADYLAIGCAAHGYTDGRRWWTVRTPERYIERVAQADSTEADSETLDPAAREEEAFALLLRLRAGALLPAAALKTAGALADGGLLDPAALPERVVLTRSGRLMASDVTARLLLALEAGSIPSRT is encoded by the coding sequence GTGCCGTTCTGCGCGCACCGGTGCGATTACTGCGACTTCGCGACGTGGACGGACCGCGCGCACCTCGTCGACGACTACGTCGACGCGTGTGTCACCGATCTCGGACGCCGCGCGCCGCAGCCCGCGACGAGCGTCTTCTTCGGTGGCGGCACGCCCTCGTTGATCCCGGCCGAGCAACTCGTCCGCGTCCTCGACGCGATCCCGCGCGCCGACGACTGCGAGGTGACGGTCGAGTGCAATCCCGACTCGGTCGACGACGCGAAGCTCGCGTCGTACCGCGAGCACGGCGTGAACCGGCTGTCGTTCGGCATGCAGTCGAGCCGCGCGCACGTGCTCGCCGCACTCGGCCGGACGCACGACCGTGCAAACGTCGCGCGTTCGATCGCCGCCGCGCGCGACGTGGGCTTCGCGCGGGTGAGCGTCGACCTCATCTACGGCACGCCGGGGGAGTCCCTCGACGACTGGCGCCGCACGCTCGACGACGCGCTCGCACTCGAACCCGATCACGTGAGCGCGTACGCGCTGACCGTCGAGCCCGCGACCCCGCTCGGCAAGCGCGTCGCCGCGGGCACCGCACGATCGCCCGACGACGACGACCAGGCCGACAAGTACGCGATCGCCGACGAGCGTCTCTCGGACGCGGGCTTCGAGTGGTACGAGATCTCGAACTGGGCGCGCCCAGAACAGGAGTCTCGCCACAACCTCCTGTACTGGACCGGTGCCGATTACCTCGCGATCGGTTGCGCCGCGCACGGCTACACGGACGGCCGCCGCTGGTGGACCGTGCGCACGCCCGAGCGCTACATCGAGCGCGTCGCGCAGGCGGACTCCACCGAAGCCGACTCCGAGACGCTCGATCCCGCCGCACGCGAGGAAGAGGCGTTCGCGCTCCTCCTCCGACTGCGCGCCGGCGCACTCCTTCCGGCCGCGGCCCTGAAGACCGCCGGAGCCCTCGCCGACGGCGGCCTCCTCGATCCCGCCGCCCTGCCCGAGCGCGTGGTCCTCACCCGGTCGGGACGGCTCATGGCCTCCGACGTCACCGCCCGCCTCCTCCTCGCGCTCGAAGCGGGCTCGATACCGAGTCGCACGTGA
- a CDS encoding RsmE family RNA methyltransferase, protein MNAACAADEAAAAHCFVDALDTAVTVEGADGHHLQRVRRLRVGELVTAADGDGRWRRYVVASAEPGRLLLRADSEVACEPEPAPGVSLAVALTKGAKLETVVAQLTELGVRRIEPVRARRSVVRWDDDRAAAAVDRLRSVAREAAMQCRRARVPDVAPVADLAALTGRPGLVIASRTGDPAEALAAPPAGEVWTVVVGPEGGFDPGEVEALGPAAVIRLSPYVLRAATAPVVAAALLVARASPGPDVVSDASITQSESPSEA, encoded by the coding sequence GTGAACGCGGCCTGCGCCGCGGACGAAGCCGCGGCCGCGCACTGCTTCGTCGACGCGCTCGACACCGCGGTCACCGTCGAGGGCGCCGACGGCCATCACCTCCAGCGCGTCCGCCGGTTGCGCGTCGGTGAGCTCGTCACCGCGGCCGACGGCGACGGCCGGTGGCGGCGCTACGTGGTCGCGAGCGCGGAGCCGGGCCGCCTGCTGTTGCGCGCCGACTCCGAAGTCGCGTGCGAGCCCGAGCCTGCGCCGGGAGTGTCGCTCGCGGTCGCGCTCACGAAGGGCGCGAAGCTCGAGACCGTCGTCGCGCAGTTGACCGAGCTCGGCGTGCGCCGCATCGAGCCGGTGCGGGCCCGTCGGTCGGTCGTGCGTTGGGACGACGACCGGGCCGCGGCCGCGGTCGACCGGCTCCGCTCGGTCGCGAGGGAGGCGGCGATGCAGTGCCGGCGGGCACGGGTGCCCGACGTCGCGCCGGTGGCCGATCTCGCCGCCCTCACCGGCCGCCCCGGCCTCGTGATCGCCAGCCGCACGGGCGATCCGGCCGAAGCGCTGGCCGCGCCGCCGGCCGGGGAGGTCTGGACGGTCGTCGTCGGGCCGGAGGGTGGGTTCGATCCCGGCGAGGTCGAGGCGCTCGGCCCCGCGGCCGTCATCAGATTGTCACCGTACGTGCTGCGCGCCGCGACCGCGCCGGTCGTAGCGGCCGCTTTGCTCGTCGCGCGAGCGTCCCCTGGGCCTGATGTGGTCAGTGATGCTTCGATCACCCAAAGTGAGTCCCCCTCGGAAGCATGA
- a CDS encoding acyl-CoA dehydrogenase family protein, which produces MESTTVDSADAGAEAAARECEAFLAATAPGGRFPADFVARLARAGYAAPHWPRPYGVDAGPAEQLAIDGVLRVAKAPRPLNPIGIGWAGPTLLVAGNAEQQARWLPGILDGSELWCQLFSEPDAGSDLASLRTRATRDGDEYVVNGGKVWTTLAQFARWGILLARTDPAAEAHQGITYFVLDMQSPGVTVRPIVQMTGTHEFNEVIFDGVRVPAANVVGTEHDGWRLAKVTLGNERVSLSGEGALWGRGPTTNDLLDLVRAHGGVRSRALRQRLAALHIESEVLRLIRLRTVSARLRGLEPGPEASVRKTLADKHGQHVMQLALDLCGTDGLLADASPYEDRAGAWGYGFLYSPALTIGGGTSEVQRDVIGERILGLPRG; this is translated from the coding sequence GTGGAGTCCACGACCGTCGATTCGGCCGACGCGGGCGCCGAGGCCGCGGCCCGGGAGTGCGAGGCATTTCTCGCCGCGACCGCGCCCGGCGGGCGATTCCCGGCCGACTTCGTGGCCCGCCTGGCCCGCGCCGGATACGCGGCGCCGCATTGGCCCCGCCCCTACGGCGTCGACGCGGGTCCGGCCGAGCAGCTCGCGATCGACGGGGTCCTGCGCGTCGCGAAGGCGCCACGTCCCCTGAACCCGATCGGGATCGGATGGGCCGGGCCCACGCTGCTCGTCGCGGGCAACGCGGAGCAGCAGGCGCGCTGGCTGCCCGGAATCCTCGACGGATCCGAGCTGTGGTGCCAGCTGTTCAGCGAGCCCGACGCCGGCTCCGACCTCGCGTCGTTGCGCACGCGCGCGACACGCGACGGCGACGAGTATGTCGTGAACGGCGGCAAGGTCTGGACGACGCTCGCGCAGTTCGCGCGTTGGGGGATCCTGCTCGCGCGAACCGATCCGGCGGCCGAGGCGCACCAGGGCATCACGTACTTCGTGCTCGACATGCAGTCGCCGGGCGTCACCGTGCGACCGATCGTGCAGATGACGGGCACGCACGAGTTCAACGAAGTGATCTTCGACGGCGTGCGCGTGCCTGCCGCGAACGTCGTCGGCACCGAGCACGACGGTTGGCGACTCGCGAAGGTCACGCTCGGCAACGAGCGCGTCTCACTGTCGGGTGAGGGCGCGCTGTGGGGTCGCGGTCCGACGACCAACGACCTGTTGGATCTCGTGCGCGCGCACGGGGGCGTGCGGTCGCGCGCGCTGCGCCAGCGACTCGCGGCGCTGCACATCGAGTCGGAGGTGCTGCGGCTCATCCGTCTGCGCACCGTGTCGGCGCGCCTGCGCGGCCTCGAGCCCGGACCCGAGGCGTCGGTGCGCAAGACGCTCGCCGACAAGCACGGCCAACACGTCATGCAGCTCGCGCTCGACCTCTGTGGCACCGACGGCCTCCTCGCCGACGCATCCCCCTACGAGGATCGCGCCGGCGCCTGGGGCTACGGCTTCCTCTACTCCCCCGCGCTGACGATCGGCGGCGGCACCAGCGAGGTCCAGCGCGACGTCATCGGCGAACGCATCCTCGGACTGCCCCGAGGCTGA
- a CDS encoding transcriptional regulator codes for MSSSGARVGERLRAIRRQKGLSLHDVEARSNLEFKASVLGAYERGERAISVPRLLRLSEIYEVPGDQLLPRDSESEINLADAGTTSGLSLDTGYTIDLTRLGDVDDPDAAILSRYARTIQLQRQDFNGKMLTIRRDDLRVLAAVLDRGVEELGLRFDQLGLRATT; via the coding sequence GTGTCGAGCAGCGGAGCACGTGTCGGGGAGCGTCTCAGGGCGATCCGCCGGCAAAAGGGCCTTTCCCTCCACGATGTGGAGGCACGGTCGAACCTCGAGTTCAAGGCGTCCGTTCTCGGCGCCTACGAGCGCGGCGAGCGGGCCATCTCGGTCCCGAGGCTGTTGCGGCTCTCGGAGATCTACGAGGTGCCCGGCGACCAGCTGCTGCCTCGGGACTCCGAGTCCGAGATCAACCTCGCCGATGCCGGCACCACGTCGGGCCTGTCGCTCGACACCGGCTACACGATCGATCTCACTCGCCTCGGCGACGTCGACGATCCCGACGCGGCGATCCTGTCGCGCTACGCGCGCACGATCCAGCTGCAGCGTCAGGACTTCAACGGCAAGATGCTGACGATTCGGCGCGACGACCTGCGCGTGTTGGCCGCGGTGCTCGACCGGGGCGTCGAAGAGCTCGGCTTGCGCTTCGACCAACTCGGTCTGCGCGCCACCACCTGA
- the dnaJ gene encoding molecular chaperone DnaJ — translation MTTTPMQDFYEILGVTRSATDDEIKKAYRALARQYHPDANPGDADAEARFKEVSVAYETLRDPEKRRRYDMFGAEGLGQAAGFGGGDFGLNDLFDAFFGGDAFGRARGSAGPPRGQDAETAMELTLEEAAFGVTRTLEITMPVECDTCGGDGAAEGTHAETCPTCEGRGEVRQMRRSILGQLVTAGPCPQCSGLGTIVPNPCPTCRGEGRHRGTRSLDVEVPPGIDDGQRLRLAGRGPAAPRGGGAGDLYVGVRMRRDPRFERRGDDLYRLQRVALTQAALGAEVEIETLDGPEVVIVEPGTQPGAVQRIRGKGMPSLRTGRRGDILVELDVEVPTDLTGDQAELLAQFAALRGEEVSPPKDHGLFSRIKSAFQ, via the coding sequence GTGACGACCACCCCGATGCAGGACTTCTACGAGATTCTCGGCGTCACCCGCAGCGCCACCGACGACGAGATCAAGAAGGCGTACCGCGCGCTCGCGCGGCAGTACCACCCGGACGCGAACCCCGGCGACGCCGACGCCGAAGCGCGCTTCAAGGAAGTGTCGGTCGCGTACGAGACACTGCGCGATCCCGAGAAGCGCCGGCGCTACGACATGTTCGGCGCCGAGGGTCTCGGCCAGGCCGCGGGCTTCGGCGGCGGGGACTTCGGGCTCAACGACCTGTTCGACGCGTTCTTCGGCGGCGACGCCTTCGGCCGTGCACGCGGTTCGGCGGGGCCGCCGCGCGGGCAGGACGCCGAGACGGCGATGGAGCTGACGCTCGAAGAGGCCGCGTTCGGCGTGACCCGCACGCTCGAGATCACGATGCCCGTCGAGTGCGACACCTGTGGCGGCGACGGCGCCGCCGAGGGCACGCACGCGGAGACCTGTCCGACGTGCGAAGGCCGCGGCGAGGTTCGCCAGATGCGGCGTTCCATCCTCGGCCAGCTCGTGACCGCGGGTCCGTGCCCCCAGTGCAGCGGTCTCGGCACGATCGTGCCGAACCCGTGTCCGACCTGTCGCGGCGAGGGTCGTCACCGCGGGACGCGCAGCCTCGACGTCGAGGTGCCGCCGGGCATCGACGACGGGCAACGGCTGCGGCTCGCGGGTCGGGGCCCTGCCGCGCCGCGCGGCGGCGGAGCCGGCGACCTCTACGTCGGCGTGCGCATGCGGCGCGATCCGCGCTTCGAGCGCCGCGGCGACGACCTCTACCGCCTCCAGCGCGTCGCGCTCACGCAGGCCGCGCTCGGTGCCGAGGTCGAGATCGAGACCCTCGACGGGCCCGAGGTCGTGATCGTCGAGCCGGGTACGCAACCCGGTGCGGTGCAGCGCATCCGCGGGAAGGGCATGCCGTCGCTGCGCACCGGGCGGCGCGGCGACATCCTCGTCGAGCTCGACGTCGAGGTGCCGACCGACCTCACCGGCGACCAGGCCGAGCTGCTCGCGCAGTTCGCCGCGCTCCGCGGCGAAGAGGTGTCGCCGCCCAAGGATCACGGACTCTTCTCGCGCATCAAGTCCGCCTTCCAATGA
- a CDS encoding sigma-70 family RNA polymerase sigma factor, with product MTAILLPPGACDPVVIDPSPNSDDGELVSAIAARDDGALAEAYRRHGPNCFALARRVLVDRALAEEVVQEIFIRLWNQPLRYEPARGSLRSFLVAQAHGRSVDLLRAETARRRREEKEARQRFDPVLDLGREIVNLNEGETVRDALAALPEPERVAIELAYFGGHTYREVAAMLEQPEGTVKSRIRAGLLRLRAALVEAGITES from the coding sequence GTGACTGCGATCCTGCTCCCTCCCGGCGCGTGCGATCCTGTCGTCATCGATCCTTCTCCCAATTCCGACGATGGCGAGCTCGTCTCGGCCATCGCGGCCCGCGACGACGGGGCGCTGGCGGAGGCCTATCGCCGCCACGGTCCGAACTGCTTCGCGCTCGCGCGCCGGGTTCTCGTCGACCGCGCGCTCGCCGAAGAGGTCGTGCAGGAGATCTTCATCCGGCTCTGGAACCAGCCGCTGCGCTACGAGCCCGCGCGTGGCTCATTGCGCTCGTTCCTCGTCGCGCAGGCCCACGGGCGCAGCGTCGACCTGTTGCGCGCCGAGACCGCGCGCCGCCGCCGTGAAGAGAAGGAGGCCCGTCAGCGGTTCGACCCGGTGCTCGACCTCGGTCGCGAGATCGTCAACCTCAACGAGGGCGAGACCGTGCGCGACGCGCTCGCCGCGTTGCCCGAGCCCGAGCGCGTCGCGATCGAGCTCGCGTACTTCGGCGGGCACACCTACCGCGAGGTCGCGGCGATGCTCGAACAGCCCGAGGGCACGGTGAAGAGCCGCATCCGAGCCGGTCTGCTCCGGTTGCGCGCCGCGCTCGTCGAGGCGGGGATCACGGAATCATGA
- a CDS encoding anti-sigma factor: MSDARDHSVDDLLAAFALDAVEPEERARVERHLAVDPDARAEVDAMRETAAVLASVPREGQGASADLWDRIAAAIKTDDEAPERTAVEPIPITRTHGARSVPMRVFAPIAAAAAILVVVLAFAVANRAPSRVGDTAAAYRHAVAHGATTVALDTGAHAPVAEIALQSDGTGYLRNEHLAALPAGRTYQLWAVNGTGASQTAISAGVLGPDPSAVAFHVASAPDAFAITVEQAPGVVQSTQQPAAVGEVNA, from the coding sequence ATGAGCGACGCGCGCGACCACTCGGTCGACGACCTCCTGGCTGCCTTCGCGCTCGACGCCGTCGAGCCCGAGGAACGCGCGCGGGTCGAACGGCACCTCGCCGTCGATCCCGACGCGCGCGCCGAGGTCGACGCGATGCGCGAGACCGCGGCCGTGCTCGCGTCGGTTCCGCGCGAAGGCCAGGGCGCGTCTGCCGATCTCTGGGACCGCATCGCCGCCGCGATCAAGACCGACGACGAAGCACCGGAGCGCACCGCCGTCGAGCCGATCCCGATCACGAGGACACACGGCGCGCGATCGGTTCCGATGCGCGTCTTCGCGCCGATCGCCGCCGCGGCGGCGATCCTCGTCGTGGTGCTCGCGTTCGCGGTCGCGAACCGTGCTCCGAGCCGTGTCGGCGACACCGCGGCCGCGTACCGCCACGCGGTCGCGCACGGTGCGACGACGGTCGCGCTCGACACCGGCGCGCACGCGCCCGTTGCCGAGATCGCGTTGCAGTCCGACGGCACCGGATACCTGCGCAACGAGCACCTCGCGGCGCTGCCGGCCGGCCGCACGTACCAGCTGTGGGCGGTGAACGGCACCGGTGCTTCGCAGACCGCGATCTCGGCGGGTGTGCTCGGTCCCGACCCGAGCGCGGTCGCGTTCCACGTCGCGTCTGCGCCCGACGCGTTCGCGATCACGGTGGAGCAGGCGCCGGGGGTCGTGCAGTCGACGCAGCAACCCGCGGCCGTGGGCGAGGTGAACGCCTGA
- a CDS encoding PhoH family protein, producing the protein MVGLLGQRDELLRMVEDAFPVSIHVRGNEITVTGEEAETERVGRLFEELVVLLERGHELDRDNVSRSIEMLKADQRPSEVLTVEVVKGRKTVRPKTSGQKRYVDAVRENTVTFAIGPAGTGKSYLAVALAVQALQAKQVNRIILTRPAVEAGERLGFLPGDVLAKVDPYLRPLYDALYDMVEPEAIGRLMERGTIEVAPLAYMRGRTLNDSFIILDEAQNTTAEQMKMFLTRLGFGSKAVVTGDITQIDLPDGRGRSGLLAVRSVLDDIDGLVFVELGSSDVVRHRIVQDIVDAYERHETSKP; encoded by the coding sequence ATGGTCGGCCTGCTCGGTCAACGCGACGAGCTGCTGCGCATGGTCGAAGACGCGTTCCCCGTGTCGATCCACGTGCGCGGCAACGAGATCACCGTGACCGGCGAGGAAGCCGAGACCGAGCGCGTCGGCCGGCTGTTCGAGGAGCTCGTCGTCCTGCTCGAGCGCGGTCACGAGCTCGACCGCGACAACGTGTCGCGTTCGATCGAGATGTTGAAGGCCGACCAGCGTCCGAGCGAGGTGCTGACCGTCGAGGTCGTGAAGGGTCGCAAGACCGTGCGGCCGAAGACGAGCGGTCAGAAGCGCTACGTCGACGCCGTGCGCGAGAACACGGTCACGTTCGCGATCGGACCCGCGGGCACCGGCAAGAGCTACCTCGCGGTCGCGCTCGCGGTGCAGGCGCTCCAGGCGAAGCAGGTGAACCGCATCATCCTCACCCGTCCGGCGGTCGAGGCCGGCGAGCGACTCGGGTTCCTGCCCGGCGACGTCCTCGCGAAGGTCGATCCGTATCTGCGGCCGCTGTACGACGCGCTCTACGACATGGTCGAGCCCGAGGCGATCGGCCGGCTCATGGAACGGGGCACGATCGAGGTCGCGCCGCTCGCCTACATGCGCGGCCGCACGCTCAACGACTCGTTCATCATCCTCGACGAGGCGCAGAACACCACCGCCGAGCAGATGAAGATGTTCCTGACGCGGCTGGGCTTCGGGTCCAAGGCCGTCGTCACCGGCGACATCACGCAGATCGATCTGCCCGACGGTCGCGGCCGTTCGGGGCTGCTGGCGGTGCGCTCGGTCCTCGACGACATCGACGGGCTCGTGTTCGTCGAGCTGGGCAGCAGCGACGTCGTGCGGCACCGCATCGTGCAGGACATCGTCGACGCGTACGAGCGCCACGAGACGAGCAAACCGTGA